In one window of Vulpes vulpes isolate BD-2025 chromosome 1, VulVul3, whole genome shotgun sequence DNA:
- the DPPA4 gene encoding developmental pluripotency-associated protein 4, producing the protein MPVVGRDHAGTVDASYLEAGSVCGGGKSDWLLCRRQGSTKSGEDYLAGQSQPVSEEAKEKQQANGEPKLPGTSASGTKRKRSMKEGKASCSEKTAQESTRVRIRKKIPVPPLPSKLPPANLLHRDILRAWCQELKLSTKGQKLDVYKRICEYAYPDQKTNIPVTAEEAKILTQTQRRLMMDKGEISLESPGTKIPSDGTYSPEVAAPPEGSDALLEGVNTVVVTTSAPDSVFASWSRIAARAGKMETVASPQEAHGAKWCVVHGRSMPADTEGWVHLQFHAGQAWVPEKRGRVCALFLLPACNFPPPQLEDNMLCPKCVRRNKVLMKSLQ; encoded by the exons ATGCCAGTGGTGGGTAGGGACCATGCTGGCACCGTGGATGCGAGTTATCTTGAGGCAGGTAGTGTGTGCGGTGGTGGGAAGAGTGACTGGCTCCTCTGTCGCCGGCAGGGCTCCACGAAGTCGGGGGAAGACTACCTGGCTGGCCAATCCCAACCTGTATCCgaagaagccaaagagaaacaGCAGGCGAATGGTGAACCAAAGTTACCAGGAACCTCAGCAAGTGGGACCAAACGGAAGAGATCTATGAAAGAAGGCAAAG CTTCCTGTTCAGAAAAGACGGCACAAGAGAGTACAAGAGTAAGAATTCGGAAGAAAATCCCAGTTCCTCCATTACCTTCGAAACTGCCACCGGCCAACTTGCTTCACCGAGACATCCTGCGGGCCTGGTGCCAAGAACTCAAGCTGAGCACCAAAGGCCAG AAATTAGATGTATATAAGCGAATCTGCGAATATGCTTACCCAGATCAAAAG ACGAACATTCCTGTCACCGCAGAGGAGGCCAAGATTCTCACTCAGACACAAAGAAGGTTGATGATGGACAAGGGGGAAATATCTCTGGAAAGTCCTGGAACAAAGATACCTTCTGATGGAACCTACTCTCCTGAAGTGGCTGCTCCCCCTGAGGGGTCTGATGCTCTCCTGGAGGGGGTCAATACTGTTGTTGTGACCACTTCGGCCCCAGATTCCGTGTTTGCCTCCTGGTCCAGAATTGCAGCCAGGGCTGGGAAGATGGAGACAGTGGCATCACCACAGGAGGCCCACG gtGCCAAGTGGTGTGTGGTCCATGGGAGAAGTATGCCTGCAGACACAGAAGGTTGGGTTCACCTGCAATTTCATGCAGGACAAGCCTGGGTGCCTGAAAAGCGGGGGAGAGTATGCGCCCTCTTCTTGCTCCCCGCTTGTAACTTTCCACCCCCACAGCTGGAGGACAATATGCTGTGCCCCAAATGTGTTCGCAG